The Bacteroidales bacterium genome has a segment encoding these proteins:
- a CDS encoding C10 family peptidase: MKKIFLFLSLFSCVSWISFANPVDLNTAKKVAENFFYAKAGFNSLPAGKSAYVVSHEIKITGETKYYLFNFGLNGFVIVAYDDSNFPIIGFSVDEPFDIQNIPPALTWWLSKQSEECKYKYDNSQLQNNMDAWQYLLNGQNFKSGHSKGISPLLTCKWDQGTNYNYHCPSHPSGPGGHCYAGCVATAMAQIMYYYKFPEHGIGSYFYNHGGYGNIGADFESTYYDWASMTNTINTASKEAISTLIYHCGVSVNMNYSSASSGANSQDVAQALETYFNFSPRSRYAEKDNYQNDEWNRMLIDNLEMQQPIYYSGSGPDGGHAFVFDGYLDSCYFHVNWGWGGYSNGYFYVSNLNSSGGNFSYNQAAVLDAVPYFYPYCIGKKVFTEDSRVFNDGSKYSYYWNDTDCEWLIAPETSSNIMLTFTSFDTEEGHDILNIYDGENASAPLLGTFSGHNIPESITTTGNRCFLKFTTDNATQDLGWDAIYVTQTSGIKDYDDYDKKINCYPNPASDKLNIYLPEEIFDIQCTINNIIGEHFDCAFSIQQNNLLVLNTESLHAGYYFIQISGSNRTYNVSFIVQK; the protein is encoded by the coding sequence ATGAAAAAAATATTTCTTTTTTTATCCCTGTTTTCATGTGTTTCCTGGATTTCTTTTGCAAACCCTGTTGATTTAAACACTGCTAAAAAAGTTGCTGAAAACTTTTTCTATGCTAAAGCAGGTTTCAATTCACTGCCTGCCGGAAAATCAGCTTATGTTGTTTCCCATGAGATAAAAATTACAGGAGAAACAAAATATTATCTTTTTAATTTCGGGCTGAATGGTTTTGTTATCGTTGCTTATGATGACAGCAATTTTCCTATTATCGGGTTTTCTGTTGATGAGCCTTTTGATATTCAAAACATCCCTCCTGCTCTTACCTGGTGGCTCAGCAAACAATCGGAGGAATGTAAATATAAATACGACAACAGTCAGCTTCAAAACAATATGGACGCATGGCAGTATTTACTTAACGGGCAAAACTTTAAAAGCGGACATTCCAAAGGTATCAGCCCACTGTTAACATGCAAATGGGACCAGGGAACTAACTACAACTATCATTGCCCATCTCATCCCAGCGGACCCGGAGGCCATTGTTACGCTGGCTGTGTGGCAACGGCAATGGCGCAAATCATGTACTACTATAAATTTCCCGAACATGGAATTGGCTCGTATTTTTATAATCATGGGGGTTACGGGAATATCGGTGCCGATTTTGAATCAACCTATTACGATTGGGCATCCATGACCAATACTATCAACACAGCCAGCAAAGAGGCCATTTCCACCTTGATATACCATTGTGGTGTTTCAGTTAATATGAATTATTCCTCTGCAAGCTCTGGAGCAAATTCCCAGGATGTTGCCCAAGCTCTTGAAACTTATTTTAATTTCTCTCCCCGCAGTAGGTATGCTGAAAAGGATAATTATCAGAACGACGAATGGAACAGAATGCTGATTGATAATCTGGAAATGCAACAACCTATTTATTACAGTGGCTCAGGACCCGATGGTGGCCATGCTTTTGTTTTTGATGGGTATTTGGATTCCTGTTATTTTCATGTGAACTGGGGTTGGGGTGGTTATTCAAACGGATACTTTTATGTATCCAACTTAAATTCTTCAGGAGGAAATTTTTCATACAACCAAGCTGCTGTTCTGGATGCCGTGCCTTATTTCTATCCATATTGTATAGGTAAAAAAGTATTTACAGAAGATTCAAGAGTTTTTAATGACGGAAGCAAATATTCATATTATTGGAACGACACTGACTGTGAATGGCTGATAGCACCCGAAACAAGCTCAAATATCATGCTTACATTCACCTCTTTTGATACAGAAGAAGGCCACGATATACTGAATATTTATGACGGGGAAAATGCATCGGCTCCATTGCTGGGAACATTTTCCGGACACAATATACCTGAATCCATTACTACCACCGGGAACAGATGCTTTCTGAAATTTACTACCGACAATGCCACTCAGGATTTAGGCTGGGATGCAATATATGTAACACAAACATCAGGAATAAAGGATTATGATGATTATGATAAAAAAATCAACTGCTACCCAAACCCTGCTTCTGATAAACTTAATATTTATTTACCTGAAGAAATATTTGATATTCAGTGTACCATAAACAACATTATTGGCGAACACTTTGATTGTGCCTTTTCCATACAACAAAATAATTTATTAGTATTGAACACTGAAAGCCTTCATGCAGGATATTACTTCATTCAAATTTCCGGTAGTAACAGAACTTACAATGTAAGTTTTATTGTACAAAAATGA
- a CDS encoding TonB-dependent receptor, with protein sequence MRIFFALWLLLGLVYTARSQIITITDIESGNPIETVTLISESPKEATTTNDKGQADISLFKESRKITISHLAYKPAEYSYKQLELLNFKVELTTKILSLQEVSVTVNRWEQMKIETPSRVTSINLKEASFQNPQTAADLLGTSGYVFIQKSQLGGGSPMLRGMATNRVLLVVDGVRMNNAIFRSGNLQNVISLDANALEGTEIIFGPGSVMYGSDAIGGVMSFETLKPKFSLNDSKKPMLTGNAMTRFSSANTEKTVHFDMNVGFKKLAFVSSFTYANYGDLRSGSVGGVPYFYRTNYVISYDNKDYMVPNEDSTLQIGSKYSQIIFMQKIRYQPNKYWDIDYGFHFSETSKYNRYDRLYVMRTDGPYKEKLRWAEWYYGPQKWQMHRLGITYSRKNIIFDKMQLIAAYQFFEESRYDREFMYRELKMQKENVDAYSINLDFDKKINDKITLYYGYEFVHNTIQSVASLTHVESKEVVPTVTRYPDGSSWQSNGVYLTAKYKVHKKWLITGGIRYNHFLIKADFDTTFFPFPFTDTRMSSGSISGSLGCVFTPTENWQIYLNAANGFRAPNVDDMGKVFESVPGYLVVPNPDLKPEKVYNLELGTVKSFGTFLKLDATFYYTWLVDAMVRKNFTLNGDTSIRYLGNKSRIQAIQNVTKINVYGVQAGIEFYYKGFGLRSYISYQKGEEQTPDTLVFYPLRHAAPTFGSTHLTYEYRNKFKAEFYVVYNRKMDYKDLALTERTNASYARDEQGRAYVKGWYTLNFKLAYFPNPFIAITAGIENIMDLMYRPYASGINAPGRNLIISLKFKF encoded by the coding sequence ATGAGAATATTTTTTGCATTGTGGTTGTTATTAGGTTTGGTATATACTGCCCGATCCCAAATAATAACTATCACAGATATTGAATCAGGTAACCCTATTGAGACAGTCACATTGATAAGTGAATCGCCTAAAGAAGCCACAACAACTAACGACAAAGGGCAGGCAGATATATCCCTGTTTAAAGAATCGAGAAAGATAACAATTAGTCATTTGGCTTACAAACCAGCTGAGTATAGCTATAAGCAACTTGAGTTATTAAATTTTAAAGTTGAACTAACTACTAAAATACTCTCTTTACAAGAAGTATCTGTTACTGTAAATCGCTGGGAGCAAATGAAGATAGAAACGCCAAGCAGGGTTACTTCTATTAATCTGAAGGAAGCATCGTTTCAAAACCCGCAAACTGCTGCCGACCTTCTTGGAACCAGTGGTTATGTGTTTATTCAAAAAAGTCAGCTGGGAGGAGGTTCTCCAATGTTACGTGGCATGGCCACTAATCGCGTTTTGCTTGTTGTTGATGGTGTGCGTATGAACAATGCTATCTTTCGTTCGGGGAATTTACAAAACGTAATTTCATTGGATGCTAACGCATTGGAAGGCACAGAAATAATTTTTGGACCGGGTTCTGTGATGTATGGGAGTGATGCCATAGGAGGAGTAATGAGTTTCGAAACTTTAAAACCCAAATTTTCTCTTAATGATAGTAAAAAACCTATGTTAACTGGAAATGCTATGACCCGCTTTTCTTCGGCTAATACTGAAAAAACTGTACATTTTGATATGAATGTGGGATTTAAAAAACTGGCATTTGTATCAAGCTTCACTTATGCTAACTATGGGGATTTGCGCTCTGGTTCTGTGGGTGGAGTTCCTTATTTTTATCGTACTAATTATGTTATATCATACGATAATAAAGACTACATGGTTCCTAACGAAGATTCTACATTACAGATTGGATCTAAGTACAGTCAGATTATCTTTATGCAAAAGATACGTTACCAGCCAAATAAATACTGGGATATTGACTATGGATTTCATTTTTCTGAAACATCCAAGTACAATCGTTATGACAGATTGTATGTAATGCGTACAGACGGGCCTTATAAAGAAAAATTGCGATGGGCCGAGTGGTATTACGGACCACAAAAGTGGCAGATGCATCGTTTAGGAATTACATACTCCAGAAAAAATATCATATTTGATAAAATGCAACTTATTGCTGCCTATCAATTTTTCGAAGAAAGTCGTTATGACCGTGAGTTCATGTATCGAGAGTTAAAAATGCAAAAAGAAAATGTGGATGCATACTCAATAAACCTTGATTTCGATAAAAAAATCAATGATAAAATTACCCTTTATTACGGTTATGAGTTTGTACACAACACCATTCAATCCGTAGCATCATTAACTCATGTGGAATCCAAAGAAGTAGTTCCCACTGTTACTCGATATCCTGATGGCTCTAGCTGGCAATCCAACGGTGTTTATTTAACAGCAAAATATAAAGTACATAAAAAATGGCTTATAACCGGTGGAATCCGTTATAATCACTTTTTAATCAAAGCTGATTTTGACACAACCTTTTTTCCGTTTCCATTCACAGATACTCGGATGAGTTCGGGGTCCATAAGTGGTAGCTTAGGATGTGTGTTTACGCCCACTGAAAATTGGCAAATATATTTGAACGCTGCCAATGGTTTCAGGGCGCCGAATGTTGATGACATGGGAAAGGTTTTTGAATCTGTTCCCGGATATTTGGTTGTACCAAATCCGGATTTAAAACCTGAAAAAGTGTACAATCTGGAACTCGGAACTGTTAAGTCATTTGGCACATTTTTAAAGTTGGATGCTACCTTTTATTATACCTGGTTAGTAGATGCTATGGTGCGTAAAAATTTCACATTAAATGGCGATACATCAATCAGGTATTTAGGCAACAAAAGCAGAATTCAAGCCATACAGAATGTAACCAAGATAAATGTTTATGGAGTTCAGGCAGGTATTGAATTTTACTATAAAGGTTTTGGGTTGAGAAGCTACATCTCCTATCAAAAAGGGGAAGAACAAACGCCAGATACACTGGTGTTTTATCCTTTACGCCATGCTGCGCCAACCTTTGGAAGCACTCATCTGACTTACGAGTACAGAAATAAATTTAAAGCCGAATTTTATGTGGTTTATAATAGAAAAATGGATTATAAAGATCTGGCTTTAACTGAACGCACAAATGCTTCATATGCCCGTGATGAACAAGGAAGAGCTTATGTTAAGGGATGGTACACTTTAAATTTCAAGTTAGCGTATTTTCCAAATCCTTTTATTGCAATTACGGCAGGTATAGAAAATATTATGGACTTAATGTATCGTCCTTATGCATCAGGTATTAATGCACCGGGCCGGAATTTAATAATCTCTTTAAAATTTAAGTTTTAA
- the rocD gene encoding ornithine--oxo-acid transaminase, translating into MDETLKTLSATEAAIALENKYGAHNYHPLPVVLCKGEGVFVWDVEGKKYFDFLSAYSAVNQGHCHPKIIGAMLEQAKTLTLTSRAFYNDCLGPYEKYITEFFGYDKVLPMNTGAEGDETALKLCRKWAYKVKGIPENQAKIICCENNFHGRTITVISMSTDPDATKDFGPFTPGFVKIPYNDLSALEKALEDPNVAGFLVEPIQGEAGVFVPDEGYLSKAYALCKAKNVLFIADEVQTGIARTGKMLCCDHENVKADILILGKALSGGVFPVSAVLANDNIMLTIKPGEHGSTFGGNPLAAKIAVAALQVVKDENLCERAETLGKIFREEVKKIDSDMIELVRGKGLLNAIIIKPKNGKEAWDVCMKMRDNGLLAKPTHGHIIRFAPPLVITEEQIYEAVEIIKKSILSFN; encoded by the coding sequence ATGGACGAAACATTAAAAACATTAAGTGCAACAGAGGCTGCCATAGCTCTGGAAAATAAATATGGCGCTCACAATTACCATCCCCTGCCCGTTGTTTTATGCAAAGGAGAAGGCGTTTTTGTGTGGGATGTGGAAGGGAAAAAATATTTTGATTTTCTTTCGGCTTATTCTGCCGTGAACCAGGGACATTGCCACCCGAAAATCATAGGTGCAATGTTGGAACAAGCTAAAACCCTCACCCTCACTTCACGTGCGTTTTACAACGACTGTCTTGGCCCTTATGAAAAGTACATCACTGAATTTTTTGGCTACGATAAAGTATTGCCGATGAACACTGGCGCCGAAGGCGATGAAACAGCGCTCAAACTTTGTCGCAAATGGGCTTACAAAGTGAAAGGCATACCCGAAAACCAGGCAAAAATTATTTGCTGCGAAAACAATTTCCATGGCAGAACTATTACGGTAATCTCCATGTCAACCGACCCTGATGCGACCAAGGATTTCGGGCCTTTTACACCAGGATTTGTAAAAATACCTTATAACGACCTCAGCGCGCTGGAAAAAGCCCTCGAAGACCCCAATGTTGCCGGGTTCCTCGTAGAACCTATTCAGGGAGAAGCCGGAGTTTTTGTGCCGGATGAAGGCTATCTGTCAAAAGCCTATGCATTATGTAAAGCTAAGAATGTATTATTCATCGCCGACGAAGTGCAAACCGGCATAGCCCGCACCGGAAAAATGCTGTGCTGCGACCACGAAAATGTGAAAGCCGACATACTGATACTCGGAAAAGCTTTGTCGGGAGGCGTATTCCCTGTTTCGGCAGTACTTGCCAACGACAATATCATGCTCACTATAAAACCCGGCGAACATGGATCCACTTTCGGCGGCAACCCCCTGGCAGCTAAAATTGCCGTGGCAGCGCTGCAGGTGGTGAAAGATGAAAACCTCTGCGAACGGGCTGAAACATTAGGAAAAATTTTCCGTGAAGAAGTAAAAAAGATTGACTCAGACATGATAGAGCTGGTGCGCGGGAAAGGGCTTCTGAATGCAATTATCATAAAACCCAAGAATGGAAAAGAAGCCTGGGATGTTTGCATGAAGATGCGCGACAACGGCCTGCTGGCAAAGCCTACGCACGGTCATATTATTCGCTTTGCACCACCATTGGTTATCACTGAAGAACAGATTTATGAAGCTGTAGAAATTATTAAGAAATCTATTTTATCTTTTAACTAA
- a CDS encoding YdeI/OmpD-associated family protein translates to MYQFDGQLKKGINRQGWTYIDVPAEISIKFKKTGRIPVSGSVDKVKFRTSVLPKGDGTFYFFVSIPLRQSIGKKAGDYVTVLIEEDTKPRIVNVPKDIFEALSTSDLALATFNKFSYSHKKELIEWINEAKRTETRQRRIAKAVVILESYKKRR, encoded by the coding sequence ATGTATCAGTTTGATGGTCAGCTAAAAAAAGGAATCAACCGGCAAGGGTGGACTTATATTGATGTGCCGGCAGAGATAAGCATAAAATTTAAAAAGACAGGACGCATTCCTGTCAGCGGCTCTGTTGATAAGGTAAAATTCCGCACTTCTGTTTTACCTAAAGGTGACGGAACATTTTATTTTTTTGTGAGCATTCCTCTGCGGCAAAGCATAGGCAAAAAGGCCGGTGATTATGTAACGGTGCTTATTGAAGAAGATACTAAACCAAGAATTGTTAACGTACCAAAGGATATTTTTGAGGCACTTTCCACGAGTGATTTAGCTTTGGCAACATTTAATAAATTTTCTTATTCGCATAAAAAAGAACTGATAGAATGGATAAACGAAGCCAAAAGAACTGAAACGCGGCAGAGAAGAATTGCGAAAGCTGTTGTTATTTTGGAAAGTTATAAGAAAAGAAGGTAA
- a CDS encoding T9SS type A sorting domain-containing protein — protein MKNKITLIIIVLLFFLGWSNIAQAQKIAAGGWHSVVVCSDSTAKAFGENATGELGNGTNSDSNIPVSTGLTNIIAVSAGGDQLEAHSMALKSDGTVWAWGSNLYGQLGNASTTNTNTPVQTLLLTNIIAISAGGWHSVALKNDSTVWTWGWNMDGQLGDGSTNDKIIAGQVPGLTGITQIAAGTYHVLALKNDGTVWAWGDNISGQIGNGSTGTDVKSPVQVSGLTDVVSIYAGRFFSLAVKNDSTVWTWGENLYGQLGDGTNNDKNIPVQVSGLTGIIPDLVATGAFHCMAVKNDNTVWAWGRNTYGNLGDNSVTHRSLPVQMIGMSDVGGMAAGTNFSILYKTDGTFWGCGRNLSGQLGDGTFNQHNILTQSNGVCPIILSVEEDRVNNFEINAFPNPSSNGVFLLDLSVLNRNISELQIDIYDMIGKKVFSNNVNIKTDDSSIFIDISEQTDGIYFLNLQTNGFRVSQKLIKQ, from the coding sequence ATGAAAAATAAAATCACTTTAATAATAATTGTGTTGCTCTTCTTTTTAGGATGGAGTAATATTGCTCAAGCACAAAAAATTGCAGCAGGAGGCTGGCATTCTGTTGTTGTATGTAGTGACAGTACGGCAAAAGCATTTGGCGAAAATGCCACTGGTGAGTTGGGTAATGGTACCAATTCTGACAGCAACATACCGGTTTCTACCGGGCTGACAAATATAATTGCTGTTTCTGCTGGTGGCGACCAACTTGAAGCACATTCTATGGCTTTAAAAAGCGATGGAACCGTTTGGGCCTGGGGTAGCAATTTGTATGGACAACTTGGTAATGCAAGCACAACTAATACAAACACACCTGTTCAAACTCTCTTACTCACTAATATTATTGCTATTTCCGCCGGTGGATGGCATTCTGTTGCCCTTAAAAATGATAGTACAGTTTGGACTTGGGGCTGGAATATGGACGGGCAATTAGGCGATGGTAGCACTAACGATAAAATTATTGCAGGGCAGGTTCCCGGCCTTACCGGAATTACCCAAATTGCTGCCGGCACTTACCATGTACTTGCACTCAAAAATGATGGAACGGTTTGGGCATGGGGCGACAATATTAGCGGTCAGATAGGAAATGGAAGCACAGGAACTGATGTAAAATCACCCGTGCAAGTGTCTGGGTTAACTGATGTTGTGAGTATATATGCAGGAAGGTTTTTTTCGCTTGCAGTTAAAAATGATAGTACCGTTTGGACCTGGGGCGAAAACCTTTATGGACAACTGGGTGATGGAACGAATAACGACAAAAATATCCCGGTGCAAGTTAGCGGACTTACAGGAATAATTCCGGATTTAGTTGCCACAGGTGCTTTTCATTGTATGGCAGTAAAAAATGATAATACTGTATGGGCTTGGGGTAGAAACACCTATGGCAATTTAGGCGATAATTCTGTTACACACCGTTCATTACCTGTTCAAATGATTGGAATGTCCGATGTTGGCGGTATGGCAGCCGGAACCAATTTTTCCATTCTATATAAAACAGATGGTACTTTTTGGGGATGCGGCAGAAATTTGAGTGGTCAATTGGGCGATGGCACTTTTAATCAACATAATATACTTACACAATCCAATGGCGTTTGTCCGATTATTTTGAGTGTTGAGGAGGACCGCGTCAATAATTTTGAAATTAACGCTTTCCCTAATCCATCAAGTAACGGAGTTTTTCTTTTAGACCTTTCAGTATTAAATAGAAATATTTCAGAACTTCAAATAGATATTTACGACATGATTGGTAAAAAAGTTTTTAGTAATAATGTAAATATAAAGACAGACGACTCTTCGATTTTTATTGATATATCCGAACAAACTGATGGTATTTATTTTCTGAATCTTCAAACAAACGGGTTCAGAGTTTCCCAAAAACTTATCAAACAATAA